Proteins encoded within one genomic window of Nitrospira sp.:
- the kdsB gene encoding 3-deoxy-manno-octulosonate cytidylyltransferase, translating into MTNTSKTVTVVIPARYGSSRFPGKPLVELNGKPMIQHVYEQAAACRAVSDVLVATDDERIKRAVERFGGRVLMVTGNYRTGTDRVAAVARMFAGDYFVDLQGDEIPLTPELLNDLVEPFLESGVGMGTLKRVIDSTEDLLNPAVVKVVTNAKGDALYFSRAPIPFVRDDPQQQAVGGLHYIHLGLYIYSKDTLLRLASLPTSRIEDAEKLEQLRALDHGMRIRVWETKHASLRVDRPEDVPDVAERLQQYESVRRELKSSGVFFKT; encoded by the coding sequence ATGACTAATACATCGAAAACGGTCACGGTCGTGATTCCAGCCCGATACGGTTCATCCCGGTTTCCGGGGAAGCCGCTGGTCGAGCTGAACGGCAAGCCGATGATTCAGCATGTCTACGAGCAGGCGGCGGCCTGCCGTGCCGTGTCGGATGTTCTGGTCGCAACCGATGATGAACGGATCAAGCGGGCGGTCGAGCGGTTTGGAGGACGTGTCCTCATGGTGACCGGCAATTATCGGACGGGAACCGACCGTGTGGCTGCCGTGGCGCGGATGTTTGCGGGGGATTATTTTGTGGACTTGCAAGGGGATGAGATTCCCTTGACGCCGGAACTGCTGAATGATCTCGTTGAGCCGTTTTTGGAAAGTGGCGTGGGGATGGGAACGCTCAAGCGAGTGATCGATTCGACGGAGGATCTCCTCAATCCTGCCGTGGTGAAGGTGGTGACGAATGCGAAAGGAGATGCGCTCTATTTTTCACGAGCCCCAATCCCGTTCGTCCGCGACGATCCTCAGCAGCAAGCGGTCGGAGGACTCCACTATATCCATCTCGGGCTATACATCTATTCGAAGGACACGTTACTTCGGTTGGCTTCCTTGCCGACCAGCCGCATCGAGGACGCTGAAAAACTCGAACAGCTTCGTGCGCTCGATCATGGCATGCGCATCCGCGTGTGGGAAACGAAGCATGCCTCCCTGAGGGTGGATCGTCCGGAGGACGTCCCGGACGTGGCGGAACGGCTTCAGCAGTATGAGTCGGTCAGGCGTGAGCTGAAAAGCAGCGGAGTGTTTTTTAAAACATGA
- the lepB gene encoding signal peptidase I, which translates to MSPDSNQRNTDKLSGGSRSGEPASLGSTKLADNADQTGRKSLVREYAEAIIVAMLLAFAIRVFVVQAFKIPSGSMIPTLLIGDHILVSKLSYGLQWPTDCKLQWSFPPVNCYTSSTVVTFGKPQRGDIIVFRFPEDEEKDFIKRIVGLPGDTVHLRNKVVLVNGQPLDDKTFTQRIDPGIIDGTVNPRDNFGPVTVPEGSYFVMGDNRDQSLDSRFWGYVREEKIRGKAFRIYWSWNGQGNWTEWVRWERFAKAIQ; encoded by the coding sequence ATGAGCCCCGATTCGAATCAACGCAATACGGACAAGTTGTCCGGTGGGTCACGGTCCGGTGAACCGGCCTCACTGGGCAGTACCAAGCTCGCCGACAACGCCGACCAGACTGGGCGGAAGTCGCTCGTTCGAGAGTATGCCGAAGCGATCATCGTCGCCATGTTGTTGGCCTTCGCCATTCGGGTGTTCGTCGTGCAGGCCTTCAAGATTCCGTCCGGATCCATGATTCCGACCCTGCTGATCGGAGATCATATTTTGGTCAGCAAGTTGTCCTATGGCCTGCAGTGGCCGACGGACTGCAAATTGCAATGGAGTTTTCCACCGGTTAATTGTTATACGTCTTCCACCGTCGTCACGTTCGGCAAACCGCAACGTGGTGATATCATCGTCTTTCGGTTTCCCGAGGATGAAGAGAAGGATTTTATCAAGCGCATTGTGGGCTTGCCAGGAGACACGGTTCACCTACGGAACAAAGTAGTCCTGGTGAACGGTCAGCCGCTTGATGACAAAACCTTTACCCAACGCATTGATCCCGGCATCATCGATGGGACGGTCAACCCTCGCGATAATTTTGGCCCAGTGACGGTCCCCGAAGGGTCCTATTTTGTCATGGGCGATAATCGTGACCAGAGCCTGGATAGTCGGTTCTGGGGGTACGTCCGCGAGGAGAAAATCCGCGGCAAAGCGTTCCGTATCTATTGGTCCTGGAATGGACAGGGAAATTGGACGGAGTGGGTACGGTGGGAACGATTCGCCAAAGCCATTCAGTGA
- the rfaE1 gene encoding D-glycero-beta-D-manno-heptose-7-phosphate kinase, producing MGTIRQSHSVKKRGGVIIPKQESQGKSDSPSSTVLRQYLHRFPQASVLVVGDLILDQYVMGRVSRISPEAPVPVVHVESESIRLGGAANVYSNIMALGGRAYLCGVIGADESGKRLLKELGNTRASLGGVVTDRGRPTTRKSRVIAHNQQIVRYDIEGRSELRAPLRRKIVRYVESKLRELSCIVVSDYAKGVVSSTLMAEITRLAALRRVPVIVDPKVEHFNFYKGVTVITPNHLEATQASGMHGDDNQTINEAGAMIRQRLGCQSVLITRGEKGMSLYQGDGRSWHLPTKARQVYDVTGAGDTVIGTLALALAAGADIKTGAMMANYAAGIVVGMVGTATVSPAQLSEAFGDD from the coding sequence GTGGGAACGATTCGCCAAAGCCATTCAGTGAAAAAACGAGGCGGTGTCATTATCCCCAAGCAGGAGTCTCAGGGGAAGAGTGATTCGCCTTCATCCACAGTCCTCCGCCAGTATCTGCACCGATTTCCACAGGCCTCCGTCCTCGTCGTCGGTGACTTGATCCTTGATCAGTATGTGATGGGGCGGGTGAGCCGGATCTCTCCTGAAGCGCCGGTTCCAGTCGTGCATGTTGAATCGGAGTCGATCCGATTGGGTGGGGCGGCCAATGTTTACAGCAATATTATGGCGCTTGGAGGGAGAGCATATCTCTGTGGGGTGATCGGAGCGGATGAGAGCGGGAAGCGGTTGCTCAAAGAACTCGGGAATACCAGGGCGAGCCTTGGCGGTGTCGTCACTGATCGTGGGAGACCGACGACCAGAAAGAGTCGGGTCATCGCCCACAACCAGCAGATTGTTCGGTATGACATCGAAGGGCGAAGCGAATTGCGGGCACCGCTTCGACGGAAGATCGTCCGGTATGTTGAGTCAAAACTTCGGGAGCTTTCCTGTATTGTGGTATCGGACTATGCCAAGGGAGTCGTGTCGTCGACCTTGATGGCCGAGATCACTCGTCTGGCGGCGTTGCGCAGAGTTCCGGTCATTGTCGATCCCAAAGTGGAACACTTTAATTTTTATAAAGGGGTCACGGTCATCACGCCGAACCATCTTGAGGCGACCCAAGCGTCGGGCATGCACGGAGATGACAATCAAACGATCAACGAAGCCGGGGCCATGATCCGTCAACGACTGGGGTGTCAGTCCGTTCTGATTACGCGTGGTGAGAAGGGGATGAGCCTCTACCAAGGGGATGGTCGGTCATGGCATCTTCCGACCAAGGCGCGGCAAGTCTACGACGTCACAGGTGCGGGAGATACGGTCATTGGGACGCTGGCGCTGGCCCTTGCAGCCGGGGCCGACATCAAGACCGGGGCGATGATGGCCAACTATGCGGCTGGGATCGTGGTCGGAATGGTGGGGACTGCGACCGTGTCGCCGGCTCAGTTGTCCGAGGCGTTTGGCGATGACTAA
- the lepA gene encoding elongation factor 4, producing MQSLIRNFSIIAHIDHGKSTLADRLLEATGAVTAREAKDQILDAMDLERERGITIKAHAVAIRYKARDGKTYGLHLIDTPGHVDFTYEVSRSLAACEGALLLVDATQGVQAQTIANVNLAMANNLTIIPVINKIDLASADVDGTKQSISEVLQLEADDALPISAKEGKGVPEVLEAIIARVPPPSGDPRAPLKALIFDSWFDNYQGVIVLTRVVDGSIRPGMKIKVMSNDRTFEVMEVGHFAPKRTKKTELLTGEVGYLCANMREVADVKIGDTLTDAMTPTLEPFPGYKEVKPLVFCGLYPTDTARYEDLRDALVKLRLNDSSFAYEPETSLALGFGFRCGFLGLLHMEIIQERLEREYNLTLLTTAPTVVYRVMTTKGEVLEVMNPSQLPAPSSIESFEEPFILASVITPERYMGAILQLCQERRGIQRSLQFLDPTRVMISYELPLNEVILDFYDKLKSRTQGYASLDYELIGYRESDLVKIDILLNGETVDALSFITHKDRSVQRGRQLAEKMKELIPRQMYEIAIQAAIGSKIIARETIGAMKKNVLAKCYGGDITRKRKLLEKQKEGKKRMKAVGSVEVPQEAFLAILKVGEE from the coding sequence TTGCAAAGTCTTATACGCAACTTTTCCATAATCGCTCATATCGATCACGGCAAATCAACCCTCGCTGACCGGCTCCTTGAAGCTACTGGCGCAGTTACTGCCCGAGAGGCCAAAGATCAGATCCTCGACGCCATGGACCTTGAACGGGAACGTGGCATTACGATCAAGGCCCACGCAGTAGCCATCCGGTACAAGGCTCGCGACGGAAAAACCTACGGGTTGCATTTGATCGATACGCCCGGGCATGTTGATTTTACCTATGAGGTCTCGCGGAGTCTGGCCGCCTGCGAGGGGGCACTCTTGCTGGTCGACGCGACACAAGGCGTGCAAGCCCAGACGATTGCCAATGTGAACTTGGCGATGGCGAACAACCTAACCATTATTCCGGTGATCAATAAGATCGACCTGGCGAGCGCAGATGTCGATGGAACGAAGCAGTCGATCTCGGAGGTGTTGCAGCTTGAAGCAGACGACGCCTTACCGATCAGTGCCAAAGAAGGCAAGGGCGTGCCGGAAGTCTTGGAGGCGATCATTGCGCGGGTTCCACCTCCATCCGGAGATCCCCGAGCTCCTCTCAAGGCGCTGATTTTTGATTCCTGGTTCGACAACTATCAGGGCGTGATCGTCCTGACACGTGTGGTTGATGGCTCCATACGGCCTGGCATGAAAATCAAAGTCATGTCGAACGATCGCACGTTTGAAGTCATGGAAGTCGGCCATTTTGCTCCGAAGCGTACCAAAAAGACCGAATTACTGACCGGCGAGGTGGGCTATCTCTGTGCCAATATGCGTGAAGTGGCGGACGTCAAAATCGGTGACACGTTGACTGATGCCATGACGCCTACCCTCGAGCCGTTTCCAGGGTATAAAGAGGTCAAGCCGTTGGTGTTCTGCGGGCTCTATCCCACCGATACGGCTCGGTATGAAGATTTGCGGGATGCGCTGGTCAAGCTCCGGTTGAACGATTCCTCCTTCGCCTACGAACCAGAAACGTCCTTGGCCTTGGGGTTTGGATTTCGCTGCGGGTTTCTTGGCCTGCTGCATATGGAGATCATTCAGGAACGACTAGAGCGTGAGTATAATTTGACGCTCCTCACCACGGCCCCCACCGTCGTGTATCGGGTGATGACGACCAAAGGTGAGGTGTTGGAAGTCATGAATCCCTCACAGCTCCCTGCGCCCAGCAGTATTGAGTCATTCGAAGAGCCGTTTATTCTCGCATCGGTCATCACCCCCGAACGGTATATGGGCGCCATTCTTCAGCTCTGTCAAGAGCGGCGCGGGATTCAGCGCAGTCTGCAATTTCTCGACCCCACGCGCGTGATGATCAGTTACGAACTGCCGCTCAACGAGGTCATTCTCGATTTTTACGATAAACTCAAGTCGCGCACGCAGGGCTATGCGTCGCTGGACTACGAGCTGATCGGCTATCGGGAATCTGATCTCGTCAAAATCGACATTTTGCTGAACGGTGAAACGGTCGATGCCTTGTCCTTCATCACGCATAAAGATCGTTCAGTGCAGCGCGGACGTCAGCTTGCGGAGAAAATGAAGGAATTGATTCCCCGGCAGATGTATGAGATTGCCATTCAGGCGGCCATCGGAAGCAAGATCATCGCCCGCGAGACGATCGGGGCCATGAAGAAGAATGTCCTTGCGAAATGTTATGGTGGTGATATCACGCGGAAGCGGAAATTACTCGAGAAGCAGAAGGAAGGAAAGAAGCGCATGAAAGCGGTCGGCAGTGTCGAAGTTCCACAGGAAGCCTTCCTGGCGATTCTCAAGGTCGGAGAAGAATGA